A window of the Verminephrobacter eiseniae EF01-2 genome harbors these coding sequences:
- the csy1 gene encoding type I-F CRISPR-associated protein Csy1, translating to MAKTDTPSHDSFKAAVQAFLQERLEAKLDKLKDDDPKREEERNKYRPTVWIEDAARRVQQIQAVTHSLKPIHPDARGTNLYVEPDSLPMLTELGSHALGKDFAPDVTGNAAALDVYKFLKLQVGERSLLTALQEEDPAAMQVLHDDAAQAKALRDKLVGLTQPGSGGASSHSRAKQLYWLTGSDAAADDDYELLAPLFATSLAHRVYADVQEVRFGEANKAARQAWRERKAHDGVLVDYPGLAMQKMGGTKPQNISQLNSERGGVNYLLASLPPIWKVTERRLPVNTDSVFKHLYPQRPDVQKTVRELRRFLEEDPEPNLATRERRAAYVETLVNELLNLAGELQQGLPAGWTLNDKRFQQLAPVEQLWLDPRRATLPDEDDFAKEWLWQDWPAAIAKRFGNWLNDKLAGRLLVGDVEAREWQRALIGEDDGWREALTEQRKHIHQQRGQ from the coding sequence ATGGCAAAGACCGACACCCCATCGCATGACAGCTTCAAAGCGGCAGTGCAAGCGTTCCTTCAGGAGCGCTTGGAGGCAAAGCTCGACAAGCTCAAGGATGACGACCCCAAGCGCGAGGAAGAGCGCAACAAATACCGGCCAACGGTCTGGATTGAAGATGCTGCGCGGCGCGTGCAGCAAATCCAGGCTGTCACCCATTCCCTCAAACCCATCCATCCCGACGCCAGAGGCACCAATCTGTATGTGGAGCCGGATAGCCTGCCCATGCTGACCGAGTTGGGCAGCCACGCACTGGGCAAAGACTTTGCACCTGATGTAACAGGCAATGCAGCAGCGTTGGACGTGTACAAATTCCTGAAACTGCAAGTGGGCGAACGCAGCCTGCTCACCGCCTTGCAGGAAGAAGACCCGGCGGCCATGCAGGTGCTGCATGACGACGCGGCGCAAGCCAAGGCATTGCGCGACAAGTTGGTCGGCTTGACGCAGCCCGGTTCTGGCGGAGCCAGTTCGCACAGCCGGGCCAAGCAGTTGTATTGGCTGACCGGCAGCGATGCTGCTGCCGACGACGACTACGAACTACTGGCCCCCTTGTTTGCCACGTCGCTGGCCCACCGCGTATATGCCGATGTGCAAGAGGTCCGCTTTGGCGAAGCCAACAAGGCCGCTCGTCAGGCATGGCGCGAACGCAAGGCGCATGACGGCGTGTTGGTGGACTATCCCGGGCTAGCCATGCAAAAGATGGGCGGAACAAAGCCACAAAACATCAGCCAATTGAATAGTGAGCGCGGCGGGGTGAACTATTTGCTGGCCTCGTTGCCGCCCATTTGGAAGGTGACCGAGCGGCGCCTGCCGGTCAATACCGACTCGGTGTTCAAGCACCTGTACCCGCAGCGGCCCGACGTACAAAAAACAGTGCGTGAATTGCGCCGCTTCCTGGAAGAAGACCCCGAGCCGAACCTGGCTACACGCGAACGCCGCGCAGCCTATGTCGAAACGCTGGTGAATGAACTGCTCAATCTGGCAGGCGAGTTGCAACAAGGCTTGCCTGCAGGCTGGACGCTGAACGACAAGCGTTTCCAGCAATTGGCGCCTGTGGAACAACTGTGGCTGGACCCACGGCGCGCCACACTGCCCGATGAGGACGACTTTGCCAAAGAATGGTTATGGCAGGACTGGCCCGCCGCCATCGCCAAGCGCTTTGGCAACTGGCTCAACGACAAACTGGCAGGCCGACTGCTGGTAGGCGATGTCGAGGCCCGCGAATGGCAGCGTGCGCTGATCGGTGAGGACGATGGCTGGCGCGAAGCGCTGACCGAACAACGCAAACACATTCATCAACAAAGGGGCCAGTGA